A DNA window from Danio aesculapii chromosome 14, fDanAes4.1, whole genome shotgun sequence contains the following coding sequences:
- the LOC130240724 gene encoding uncharacterized protein LOC130240724 gives MMSAVCLLSVLLLLICGQLEAKSLMEILSLDGDGALSLDSSKAHEFLSSSRPKRSLDPRWHRQTPDFQAYYKYYSSIGHTEGLYEVDRIRMQYQQMRHLEQLHGPDAPYFQNRLGRPVLPALPTCDPATDKGCRVSPPPATAPPPSAVKGPVAPPPAAVKGPVAPPLTQADVVYLCNSKDPLCRPHIVYMPAGAVPVLCDPRYHPTCKLEAPPPPKKSELAPPPPKKSEPAPPPAPMVFKAMEYDCDPYWDPDCLIDHPPRPLRGKADLGVEPLLPISKKQPHPHHLTPYNYQSELYDPLRHSYPRAETADSA, from the exons GTCAGCTGGAGGCGAAATCCCTGATGGAGATCCTCAGCCTGGACG gtgaTGGAGCTCTCAGTCTGGACTCCAGTAAGGCTCATGAGTTTCTGTCCAGTTCTCGACCCAAGCGGAGCCTGGACCCGCGCTGGCACCGGCAGACCCCAGACTTCCAGGCCTACTACAAATACTACAGCAGCATCGGGCACACAGAGGGC CTGTATGAGGTGGACCGGATCCGCATGCAGTACCAGCAGATGAGGCACCTGGAGCAGCTCCACGGCCCCGATGCGCCCTACTTCCAGAACCGGCTGGGCCGTCCGGTGCTCCCTGCGCTTCCCACATGTGATCCTGCTACAGACAAGGGCTGCAGAGTGTCTCCGCCCCCAGCCACAGCCCCACCCCCCTCCGCAGTGAAGGGCCCTGTGGCTCCGCCTCCCGCTGCTGTGAAGGGCCCCGTGGCTCCGCCCCTCACGCAGGCAGATGTGGTGTATCTGTGCAATTCTAAAGACCCGCTCTGCAGGCCGCACATCGTCTACATGCCCGCGGGGGCCGTACCGGTGCTGTGCGACCCGCGCTACCATCCCACCTGCAAGCTAGAGGCTCCACCCCCTCCTAAAAAGTCTGAGCTGGCCCCGCCCCCTCCTAAAAAATCTGAACCGGCCCCTCCACCAGCCCCCATGGTCTTCAAGGCGATGGAGTACGACTGCGACCCGTACTGGGACCCGGACTGCCTGATCGACCACCCACCGCGGCCCCTGAGGGGTAAAGCTGACCTGGGGGTGGAGCCACTGCTGCCCATCAGCAAGAAACAGCCCCACCCACATCACCTCACACCCTACAACTACCAGTCTGAACTCTACGACCCGCTGCGACACTCATACCCGCGCGCAGAGACCGCCGACAGCGCATAG